In Streptomyces sp. TLI_146, the genomic stretch CGCAGGTTAGGGTCCCTGGGAGCCAACGGGCCTGCGGCACATGGGTATACGGCGCCAAGACGAAGGATACGTACAGGTGAAGCAGGCGATAGTGCTCGGAGGCAGCTTCGGTGGGCTCCTGGCCGCGCGAGTCCTCAGCGATCACACCGACGACGTCGTCGTCATCGACACCGATGACCTGTCCACGAGCGGCACAGGACCTGGCGCCCCACACCGCGACCAGTTGCACGCGCTGCTGGCCATGGGGCACCTCCGGCTCGAACGCTGGTTTCCCGGCATCACCGAGGAGACTGTCGCCGACGGGGCGCTGCTGGGCCAGGGGAGCCAGGTCCAGTTCCATGTCGACGGGGTCCGCAAGGTCGACCTGCCTGAGGCGCGGATGCTGAGTGCGACCCGCCCCTTCCTCGAGAGTCATCTACGCCGCCGCGTCATGGCCCTGCCCAACGTCCGCTTCCTGCACGGCCGGGCCAGCGGCCTCCTCGATGACGGCCGCCGCATCACCGGCGTCCGTATCACCCCGGTGGCCCCCGCCCCGGAACACCCGCACCCCGACGAGTTCACCCTCGACGCCGACCTGGTGGTGGACGCGATGGGCCGCTCCAGCCGGCTCGGCAAATGGCTCCAGGCGAGCGGCTGGGAAGCCCCTCCCCTGGACCGCATGCGCGTCGACCTCGGCTACGCCACCGCGTCCTTCACCCGCGGCGATGAGCTCCCCGGCACGGTGATCGCCCACGCCACCCCCGGCCCCGCCAGCAACTACCGACCCCAGCTCAGCGAACCCGGCGCCCTCGCAGCGGTGGAGGACAGCCAGTGGTCCGTGGTCCTGGCCGGCTACACCGACTACCGCCCGGGCCCCGACCCTGAGCAGTTCCTGGCCCGTATGCGGCGCTGCGTCGCCCCACTGCGCACGGTCGCCGATGTCTGCACCATGGTGGGCGAGGTCCGCCCCTACCACTTCCGCGAGAGCACACGCCGCGAGTTCACCCGCCTCACCCGCTTCCCCGGCGGCCTCGTCGCCCTGGGCGACTCCGTCGCCTCGGTCAACCCCATCTACGGCCAGGGCCTCACCCTCGCCGCCCTCCAGGCCTCCTCGCTCGCCGTCCACCTCGCTTCCGGCGCCCACCCGCACGCCCCGGCCTGGGACTACTTCCGCCGCGCCCGTACCGTCGTCGGCGCAGCCTGGGACTTGGCCACCACCGCCGACCTCGCCCAGCCCCACGTCACCGGCCCCTACCCCCGCGGCTACCGCCTCTCCCGCTGGGCGGGCGACCAGCTCATCACTGCTTCCGTCCACGACAGCCGGGTCAACAGCGCCTTCACGGACGTCCTCCACATGAACGCCCACCCCCGCACCCTGACCCGCCCCTCCCTGCTGCTGCGCGCCGCACTCACCCGAGGACCACGCTGACCTTCATCCCGGCTCCGGGCGCAGCACCCGTACCACCACCCTCAGCGAGGAGCACCAACTGTGACGACGTGGCCGCACACACTAGACCGCGCAGGCATCACCAGCCCCGTTCTGCGCGACGCCTACAGTGCCCAGCGCGGCCTCGTCGCCCGCTACGCCCGCGCTGAATACACGGCCGTACGCCTGCTCCTCCCCGCCCCGCTCGTTCCCCACGTGATCACCGCGACCGCCTTCATGCACCACAGCGACACGCTCATCGACCAAGGCCCGCTCCACCAACGCCTCTCGGCCCACGCCAACTGGAGCACACGGACCCGTGCCGCTCTGGCCGGCAGCCCCGATCACGTGGACCCGCTGCTCGCGGCCTTGCGCCACACCACCCTGGCCTACCCGCAGATACGGCCGCGCATCAGTTCCTACCTCAAGGGCGGCGAACTCGAAGCCAGTTGGACCAGTTTTGCCACCGAGGACGACTTCCAGACCTATGTGGACGCCTACGCGCTGCCCGCCTTCATGATCATCGCCTCCCTGGTCACGCCGCCGCACGAACCGGACGCCTTCGAAGCCGGCTGCCGCACCTTCATCCTCGCCAGCCAGCGCCTCGATTTCCTCGAAGACCTCGCCGAAGACCTGCAGTCCGGACGCTCCGGCATCCCCGACCAGACCCTCACCGACCACGGCCTGACCCGCGAGGGGCTGCTCAAGCGGCCCGACCCTGTTCGCATGCAGAGCCTGATCCGCCATCATGCCGCCCTCATCAGGCGTGACCTCGCGGCTGCCGCGCACTTGGAGGGCCTCGTGCAGATCCCTCACCGGCCGTTCCTGCGCGC encodes the following:
- a CDS encoding NAD(P)/FAD-dependent oxidoreductase → MKQAIVLGGSFGGLLAARVLSDHTDDVVVIDTDDLSTSGTGPGAPHRDQLHALLAMGHLRLERWFPGITEETVADGALLGQGSQVQFHVDGVRKVDLPEARMLSATRPFLESHLRRRVMALPNVRFLHGRASGLLDDGRRITGVRITPVAPAPEHPHPDEFTLDADLVVDAMGRSSRLGKWLQASGWEAPPLDRMRVDLGYATASFTRGDELPGTVIAHATPGPASNYRPQLSEPGALAAVEDSQWSVVLAGYTDYRPGPDPEQFLARMRRCVAPLRTVADVCTMVGEVRPYHFRESTRREFTRLTRFPGGLVALGDSVASVNPIYGQGLTLAALQASSLAVHLASGAHPHAPAWDYFRRARTVVGAAWDLATTADLAQPHVTGPYPRGYRLSRWAGDQLITASVHDSRVNSAFTDVLHMNAHPRTLTRPSLLLRAALTRGPR
- a CDS encoding squalene/phytoene synthase family protein; protein product: MTTWPHTLDRAGITSPVLRDAYSAQRGLVARYARAEYTAVRLLLPAPLVPHVITATAFMHHSDTLIDQGPLHQRLSAHANWSTRTRAALAGSPDHVDPLLAALRHTTLAYPQIRPRISSYLKGGELEASWTSFATEDDFQTYVDAYALPAFMIIASLVTPPHEPDAFEAGCRTFILASQRLDFLEDLAEDLQSGRSGIPDQTLTDHGLTREGLLKRPDPVRMQSLIRHHAALIRRDLAAAAHLEGLVQIPHRPFLRALVQLQSARLAAAESHGPKLLESAPKAPVGRASLILLRAIASRGIHRRIRSTARRQP